In one Culex quinquefasciatus strain JHB chromosome 2, VPISU_Cqui_1.0_pri_paternal, whole genome shotgun sequence genomic region, the following are encoded:
- the LOC6033274 gene encoding dTTP/UTP pyrophosphatase, with protein sequence MLKPILHQLATKRVVLASGSPRRQELIQNIGLTKVELCPSTFEENLPKSEYSFGEYVAETAYHKVLEVYRRLSGEAATGNVPGPDVVIGADTMVTMDGKMYGKPKTPEVAFQMLSELMGRQHIVYTGVVLKYHDREVKFTEACKVRFGKASPEQIQAYVDTGEPLDKAGGYGIQGIGGTFVEAIEGDYFTVVGLPLYRISTELCKMFDYQG encoded by the exons ATGCTGAAGCCGATTCTGCACCAGCTGGCCACGAAACGGGTCGTGCTGGCGAGTGGTTCTCCCCGGCGGCAGGAGCTGATCCAGAATATT GGTCTCACCAAGGTCGAGCTGTGTCCGTCCACCTTCGAGGAAAACCTGCCCAAGTCGGAGTACAGCTTCGGCGAGTACGTGGCCGAAACGGCATACCACAAGGTGTTGGAAGTTTACCGAAGGCTGAGCGGCGAGGCCGCCACCGGCAACGTTCCGGGCCCGGACGTGGTCATCGGAGCGGACACGATGGTCACCATGGACGGCAAAATGTACGGCAAACCCAAGACCCCCGAGGTGGcattccagatgctgagcga ACTGATGGGCCGGCAGCACATCGTGTACACCGGCGTGGTGCTCAAATATCACGACCGGGAGGTAAAGTTTACGGAAGCGTGCAAGGTGCGCTTCGGCAAGGCCAGCCCGGAGCAGATCCAGGCCTACGTCGACACCGGAGAGCCGCT CGATAAGGCCGGTGGCTACGGCATCCAGGGCATCGGAGGGACGTTCGTCGAAGCCATCGAGGGGGACTACTTTACCGTGGTCGGGCTGCCACTGTATCGGATATCGACCGAGCTGTGCAAAATGTTTGACTACCAGGGGTGA